A single window of Archangium gephyra DNA harbors:
- a CDS encoding AAA family ATPase: MALHPTNEGAQGSQEIHRGRRYVVSRVWTGEGVSLILKQARRGSLASTSAAMLHHEFALLRELADAGVGGVVRPLALKEVAESVTLVLEDAGPLDLREWLKRHPSEPDTFLELAFQLAAILAKLHQHHVLHRDLNPSNIILAGEEPRVTVIDFDIATKAAGLAHAENLLGELELTLPYISPEQTGRMDRLVDHRSDLYSLGATFYEMLTGQPPFTSPDPVELVHAHLARPPLPPVLAHSKIPEVLSELVLKLLAKMPEERYQSAESLLADLQELRRRKRASRRLKPFELGRLDLARQLPLPERLYGREPELAELGATLERVQRGPSECVVVVGRAGIGKSALVHTLRQRLGRAGWFLSGKFDQLRRNVPYAPLVDAFHGLVRELLNEPAPLRDTWRRRLLEALGTQGGVLLEVLPQLEQLLGPQLPVAELGSTESEGRFHATFQAFIRAIASPRAPLVLFLDDLQWADPASLSLFQRLALDADSQHVLLVGACRPEATEPEQPVARTLAALREGGAALALLELSPLDLDALTALCCDTLRRGPAQVLPLAELVLRKTAGNPLFVTRFLRYLHQSGLLRFDLERGAWQWDPARLEQVGVTENVIELMLATIRRLPERTQRLLKVAACLGNRVELPLLATMMGMSVDETAAALWSTVQEGLLLPEDRGALYRFAHDRIQQAAYSLLPEGQKKQLHLEAGRLLRSTREPELDERLFEVADQLDLGAELVTDEAERLELARLNLQAGCKAKAASAFRSALGYLTRGLGFLPPDRWRSSYELTFRLHREAAECAYLTGEHALSEQLLTSALAQARSRLEKVDLYTHWLLACVMRRAYAEALQCGRKGLRLLDLELPEGPDLPQAFAAELAAVEGNLRGRSFEELLEAPPIEDPEQLASIRLLSEIITVCFFVDPALFAFTNVRLVNLTLKHGNTVHAASSYVLYGMRLGWHLGDYESGHAFGRLGVELSLRYDDPRQRSRTLLAFAVSANHWRAPLRTDVPLERQALTAGLASGDLQFADYTVSVTAYTLYSMGTGFSLLLSELESGLAFFRKRCVHQMIDSLLALRQAIRCLQDRTREGTRFADDGFDEAAFFSTNQNAFATLTLYRILRLQVSYLLGELEYARKMSREAEAHLDSIAGWFFAAEHNFYTSLVLAASCARATPEERTHLLAELSAHQHQLGLWAENCPENFRHKYELISAEVAHLEGRHVEAMRLYDSAIEGAHREEFLQDEALAQELAGRYFLTAGGKRLAHVYLRAAIEGYSRWGAQAKVSALEEEFPDVVSTEPVAWKTPDLPAAGGTGGGSAFDMLSILKAADTLVSEVVLDRLLDKLMTVCLEAAGAQRGALVLGEKDTLMVRALGTVSEPVALGRTPLKESEQVPRTIIEHACRTGESLVLAHAASRGAFVSDPYVARHAVKSALAVPIQRPPRRLACSTWRTTSPPGPSPRSASACCGCCPRRSPSRWRTASSSSGCASRSRSADGRSRPSASSPSGA, translated from the coding sequence ATGGCGCTACATCCGACCAACGAGGGAGCCCAGGGCTCGCAGGAGATCCACCGCGGACGCCGGTACGTCGTGTCCCGGGTCTGGACGGGAGAAGGTGTCTCCCTGATCCTCAAGCAGGCCCGGCGGGGCTCCCTCGCCTCCACCAGCGCCGCGATGCTCCACCACGAGTTCGCCCTCCTGCGGGAGCTGGCGGACGCGGGCGTGGGGGGCGTGGTGAGGCCGCTGGCCCTCAAGGAGGTGGCGGAGAGCGTCACGCTCGTGCTCGAGGACGCCGGACCCCTGGATCTGCGGGAATGGCTGAAGCGCCACCCGTCCGAGCCCGACACCTTCCTGGAGCTGGCCTTCCAGCTGGCGGCGATCCTCGCGAAGCTCCACCAACACCACGTCCTCCACCGGGATCTCAACCCCTCCAACATCATCCTGGCCGGGGAGGAGCCCCGCGTGACGGTGATCGACTTCGACATCGCCACGAAGGCCGCCGGGCTCGCCCATGCGGAGAACCTCCTCGGAGAGCTCGAGCTGACGCTGCCCTACATCTCCCCGGAGCAGACGGGACGCATGGACCGCCTCGTGGATCACCGCTCGGACCTCTACTCCCTGGGCGCCACCTTCTACGAGATGCTCACGGGCCAGCCGCCCTTCACCTCGCCGGACCCCGTGGAGCTCGTGCACGCCCATCTGGCGAGGCCTCCCCTTCCCCCGGTCCTCGCCCACTCGAAAATCCCGGAGGTGCTCTCGGAGCTCGTGCTCAAGCTGCTCGCCAAGATGCCCGAGGAGCGCTACCAGAGCGCCGAGTCCCTCCTGGCCGATCTCCAGGAGCTGCGCCGGCGCAAACGGGCCTCGAGAAGGCTCAAGCCCTTCGAGCTCGGCCGGCTCGATCTGGCCCGGCAGCTCCCCCTCCCGGAACGGCTCTACGGGCGGGAGCCCGAGCTGGCGGAGCTCGGAGCCACCCTGGAGCGGGTCCAACGCGGTCCCAGTGAGTGCGTGGTGGTCGTGGGGAGGGCGGGCATCGGGAAGTCGGCGCTCGTCCACACGCTGCGCCAGCGCCTCGGGCGCGCGGGCTGGTTCCTCTCCGGCAAGTTCGACCAGCTCCGGCGCAACGTGCCCTACGCGCCCCTGGTGGACGCCTTCCACGGCCTGGTCCGCGAGCTGCTGAACGAGCCCGCCCCCCTCCGGGACACGTGGCGGCGCCGGCTGCTGGAGGCACTGGGGACCCAGGGCGGAGTCCTCCTCGAGGTCCTCCCGCAGCTGGAGCAACTGCTCGGCCCACAGCTTCCCGTGGCGGAGCTCGGGTCCACCGAGTCCGAGGGCCGCTTCCATGCGACCTTCCAGGCATTCATCCGGGCCATCGCCTCGCCCCGGGCCCCCCTCGTGCTGTTCCTGGATGACCTCCAGTGGGCCGATCCCGCCTCGCTCTCGCTCTTCCAGCGCCTGGCCCTGGATGCGGACTCCCAGCACGTGCTTCTCGTGGGCGCCTGCCGGCCCGAGGCCACCGAGCCGGAACAGCCCGTCGCCCGCACGCTCGCGGCCCTCCGGGAAGGGGGCGCGGCCCTCGCGCTCCTCGAGCTGTCTCCGCTGGACCTCGACGCGCTCACGGCCCTCTGCTGCGACACCCTGCGCCGCGGGCCCGCGCAGGTCCTGCCCCTGGCCGAGCTCGTGCTGCGAAAAACAGCGGGCAATCCCCTCTTCGTCACCCGCTTCCTGCGCTACCTCCACCAGTCCGGGCTGTTGCGCTTCGACCTCGAGCGCGGCGCGTGGCAGTGGGACCCGGCCCGGTTGGAGCAGGTGGGCGTGACCGAGAACGTGATCGAGTTGATGCTCGCGACCATCCGCCGGCTTCCCGAGCGCACCCAGCGCCTCCTGAAGGTCGCGGCCTGCCTGGGCAACCGGGTGGAGCTCCCGTTGCTCGCCACGATGATGGGGATGTCCGTGGACGAGACGGCCGCGGCACTCTGGAGCACCGTCCAGGAAGGACTCCTCCTCCCCGAGGACCGGGGCGCCCTCTACCGTTTCGCACACGACCGCATCCAACAGGCCGCCTACTCCCTGCTTCCGGAGGGCCAGAAGAAGCAGCTCCACCTCGAGGCGGGGCGCCTGCTGCGAAGCACCCGCGAACCCGAGCTCGACGAGCGGCTCTTCGAGGTGGCCGACCAGCTCGACCTGGGCGCGGAGCTGGTGACGGATGAGGCGGAGCGGCTGGAGCTGGCCCGGCTCAACCTCCAGGCCGGCTGCAAGGCCAAGGCGGCCTCCGCGTTCCGGTCCGCGCTGGGCTACCTGACCCGCGGCCTCGGCTTCCTCCCACCGGACAGGTGGCGATCGAGCTACGAGCTGACCTTCCGCCTTCATCGCGAGGCCGCGGAGTGCGCCTACCTCACGGGCGAGCACGCGCTCTCCGAGCAGCTCCTCACCTCGGCTTTGGCCCAGGCCCGGTCGCGCCTCGAGAAGGTGGACCTCTACACCCATTGGCTGCTCGCCTGCGTGATGAGGCGGGCCTACGCGGAGGCACTCCAGTGCGGGCGCAAGGGGCTGCGGTTGTTGGACCTGGAGCTGCCGGAGGGACCGGACCTCCCCCAGGCCTTCGCCGCCGAGCTGGCGGCGGTGGAGGGGAATCTGCGCGGCCGCTCGTTCGAGGAGCTCCTCGAGGCCCCACCGATAGAAGACCCGGAGCAGCTCGCCTCCATCCGGCTCCTGTCGGAGATCATCACGGTCTGCTTCTTCGTCGACCCCGCCCTGTTCGCCTTCACCAACGTCCGCCTCGTCAACCTCACCTTGAAGCATGGCAACACGGTCCACGCCGCCTCCTCGTATGTCTTGTATGGGATGCGGCTGGGCTGGCATCTGGGCGACTACGAATCCGGTCATGCCTTCGGCCGCCTGGGAGTGGAGCTCAGCCTGCGGTATGACGATCCCCGGCAACGAAGCAGGACGCTCCTCGCGTTCGCGGTGAGCGCGAACCATTGGAGGGCGCCGCTCCGGACCGATGTGCCCCTCGAGCGCCAGGCCCTCACCGCTGGGCTCGCGAGCGGCGATCTCCAATTCGCCGACTACACGGTGTCGGTGACGGCGTACACGCTGTACTCGATGGGCACCGGGTTCTCCCTCCTCCTGTCCGAGCTCGAATCCGGCCTCGCCTTCTTCCGCAAGCGCTGTGTCCACCAGATGATCGACTCACTCCTCGCGCTCCGCCAGGCCATCCGCTGCCTGCAGGACCGGACGCGCGAGGGAACCCGCTTCGCGGATGACGGGTTCGACGAGGCGGCCTTCTTCTCCACGAACCAGAACGCCTTCGCGACGCTCACCCTGTACAGGATCCTCCGCCTCCAGGTGTCCTATCTGCTGGGTGAGCTCGAGTACGCCCGGAAGATGTCCCGGGAAGCGGAGGCCCACCTGGACTCCATCGCGGGATGGTTCTTCGCCGCCGAGCACAACTTCTACACCTCGCTGGTCCTGGCGGCGTCCTGCGCCAGGGCCACCCCCGAGGAGCGGACCCACCTGCTCGCGGAGCTCTCCGCCCACCAGCATCAACTCGGCCTCTGGGCGGAGAACTGCCCGGAGAACTTCCGCCACAAGTACGAGCTGATCAGCGCCGAGGTCGCCCACCTCGAAGGACGGCATGTGGAGGCCATGAGGCTCTACGACAGCGCCATCGAGGGAGCCCATCGCGAGGAGTTCCTCCAGGACGAGGCCCTGGCCCAGGAGCTGGCCGGCCGCTACTTCCTGACGGCTGGCGGAAAACGGCTCGCCCACGTCTACCTGCGGGCCGCCATCGAGGGCTATTCCCGCTGGGGCGCGCAGGCCAAGGTGTCCGCCCTGGAGGAGGAGTTCCCGGACGTGGTGTCCACCGAGCCGGTGGCCTGGAAGACTCCGGACCTCCCCGCCGCGGGTGGCACCGGAGGGGGCTCGGCCTTCGACATGCTCAGCATCCTGAAGGCCGCGGATACCCTCGTGAGCGAGGTGGTGTTGGACCGCCTGCTCGACAAGCTCATGACGGTGTGTCTGGAGGCGGCGGGAGCTCAACGCGGAGCGCTCGTGCTGGGGGAGAAGGACACCCTGATGGTGCGAGCCCTGGGCACGGTCTCCGAGCCCGTCGCGCTGGGACGTACCCCCTTGAAGGAGTCGGAGCAGGTTCCCCGCACGATCATCGAGCACGCCTGCCGTACGGGCGAATCCCTCGTCCTGGCCCATGCCGCCTCGCGAGGCGCGTTCGTCTCCGACCCTTATGTGGCCCGGCACGCCGTCAAGTCGGCCCTGGCCGTGCCCATCCAACGGCCCCCAAGGCGATTGGCGTGCTCTACCTGGAGAACAACCTCGCCACCCGGGCCTTCACCCCGGAGCGCGTCCGCGTGCTGCGGCTGCTGTCCTCGCAGATCGCCATCTCGCTGGAGAACAGCCAGCTCTTCGAGCGGCTGCGCATCGAGGTCGAGGAGCGCAGACGGGCGGAGCAGGCCGTCCGCTTCCTCGCCGAGTGGAGCCTGA
- a CDS encoding GAF domain-containing sensor histidine kinase, producing the protein MDFETTLAKVARSVVPYLADWCVVDVIEKDGKIRPVTMAHVDPAKELILRRLNREYPHNWSTPEPVVRVLRTGQSVLFSELDDARLRRNNPYREERFFELLHAVSVRTGIIVPLTARGKTLGAIMFASAAPGRRYTEAELHLAEELARRAAVSIDNARLYGESQDAIHLRDDFLSVAAHELYTPITSLRLSVQGLLRRCGAELPEPLTRGIRSAEAQTRKLAKLIEELLDVTRIQSGRIHLRLEQVELLDVVQDVVERMGETISRANSALSLQLRTGVVGRWDRIRLEQVATNLLSNALKFGAGKPIDITIDQEGDTARLRVRDQGIGIAPDRLPHVFERFERAVSVEHYGGLGLGLHIVREIVSALGGTVRADSTPGEGTTLTVELPCSGPPSTGAEHREARDMASASSP; encoded by the coding sequence CTGGACTTCGAGACGACGCTGGCCAAGGTGGCCCGCTCGGTGGTGCCCTACCTGGCCGACTGGTGCGTGGTGGATGTCATCGAGAAGGATGGGAAGATCCGTCCGGTGACGATGGCGCACGTGGACCCCGCCAAGGAGCTCATCCTGCGCCGGCTCAACCGGGAGTATCCCCACAACTGGAGCACACCCGAGCCGGTCGTCCGCGTGCTGCGGACGGGGCAGTCGGTGCTCTTCTCGGAGCTCGACGACGCGCGGCTGCGGAGGAACAACCCCTATCGCGAGGAACGCTTCTTCGAGCTGCTCCACGCCGTCTCGGTCCGGACGGGCATCATCGTTCCGCTCACCGCCCGCGGAAAGACGCTCGGCGCCATCATGTTCGCCTCGGCGGCGCCGGGCCGCCGCTACACGGAGGCGGAGCTGCACCTGGCGGAAGAGCTGGCGCGCCGGGCCGCCGTCAGCATCGACAACGCACGGCTGTACGGCGAGTCCCAGGACGCCATCCACCTGCGCGACGACTTCCTCTCCGTCGCCGCGCATGAGCTCTACACCCCCATCACCTCGCTGCGCCTCTCCGTGCAGGGACTCCTGCGGCGCTGCGGCGCCGAGCTGCCGGAGCCCCTCACCCGGGGAATCCGGAGCGCCGAGGCCCAGACGCGCAAGCTGGCGAAGTTGATCGAGGAGCTGCTCGACGTCACGCGCATCCAGTCCGGACGCATCCACCTGCGTCTGGAGCAGGTGGAGCTGCTGGACGTGGTCCAGGACGTCGTCGAGCGCATGGGGGAGACGATCTCCCGGGCGAACAGCGCTCTGTCACTCCAGCTGCGCACGGGCGTGGTGGGACGGTGGGATCGCATCCGGCTGGAACAGGTGGCCACCAACCTGCTCTCCAACGCCCTCAAGTTCGGCGCCGGCAAACCCATCGACATCACGATCGACCAGGAGGGGGACACCGCCCGGCTCCGGGTCCGCGACCAGGGCATCGGCATCGCCCCCGACCGGCTGCCGCATGTGTTCGAGCGGTTCGAGCGGGCGGTCTCGGTGGAGCACTACGGGGGACTCGGGCTGGGACTCCACATCGTGCGGGAGATCGTCTCCGCGCTCGGAGGCACGGTGCGGGCGGACAGCACGCCAGGAGAAGGGACGACCCTGACGGTGGAGCTGCCCTGCTCCGGGCCACCGTCCACCGGGGCCGAGCACCGGGAGGCCCGGGACATGGCCTCGGCCTCCAGCCCGTAG
- a CDS encoding ATP-binding protein — protein sequence MPQASSPDFRSSLARATLLSMGARIALVIVLTTLVSYLHILRSTRTESFLRLVHYVSERSQREQSVFVLAENNHALLKKALEERILAWRQQDPDARFNSLFVRLEDGSIRNRPQGFDGTRMPGVFVSRGVTADVDFRRRLLAAHDVVAQYGPALRASFTDTYVILPEGAEVVFWPEDPDWCQKIAADFPLAASDFFTLSQPGKNPRRETVWTGIFEDVPSKRWMVSGITPLDMEGRHIATVGHDVLLDELMARTLHDQLPGAYNLIFRDDGQLIVHPQLKRESGMAASNLLDAGRSDAHLRTIYERVRGRQHGQTLLKLAEYDEYIAVARLAGSGWNFVTVLSGREVSTTAFHAARYVPFFGMVSLLVELAIMFWVLRRKITRPLLAFTRAATQVEAGDFHVELDTSRDDELGQLAQAFQRMAQEVHRREEALRHANEWLEHRVEERTRELKDVHQRLVDTARRAGMAEVATHVLHNVGNVLNSVTTSAHVARERLDGLRLEQVGRVVGLLEENQPRLARFLTEDERGKNVVPFLRRLSRHMSEEQQALRGLLEDVSRYTDHIATIVTMQQRHARSPQLQESVSLAELVEDALRISSTGPSLEQVQVERRLAAQPPVMTDRHKVLMILVNLISNASNAMDTLPVEQRRLSVTLEGPTDGLVRIQVRDNGVGIAPELLTRIFHYGFSTREDGHGFGLHSSALAAEELGGSLRAHSDGPGQGATFTLVLPSLPAGKR from the coding sequence ATGCCGCAGGCTTCTTCCCCTGACTTCCGCTCCTCGCTGGCCCGCGCGACCCTGCTCAGCATGGGGGCTCGCATCGCGCTGGTCATCGTCCTGACCACGCTCGTCAGCTACCTGCACATCCTGCGCTCCACGCGCACCGAGAGCTTCCTGCGGCTCGTGCACTATGTCTCCGAGCGCAGCCAGCGCGAGCAGTCCGTCTTCGTCCTGGCCGAGAACAACCATGCGCTCCTCAAGAAGGCCCTGGAGGAGCGCATCCTCGCCTGGCGTCAGCAGGATCCCGATGCCCGCTTCAACAGCCTGTTCGTCCGGCTCGAGGATGGCTCCATCCGCAACCGGCCCCAGGGGTTCGACGGGACGCGGATGCCGGGCGTCTTCGTGAGCCGCGGGGTGACGGCGGACGTGGACTTCCGCCGCCGGCTGCTGGCCGCCCATGACGTGGTGGCCCAGTACGGGCCCGCGTTGCGCGCGAGCTTCACCGACACCTACGTCATCCTGCCGGAGGGCGCCGAGGTCGTGTTCTGGCCGGAGGATCCGGACTGGTGTCAGAAGATCGCGGCCGATTTCCCGCTCGCCGCCAGCGACTTCTTCACGCTCAGCCAGCCCGGGAAGAACCCGCGGCGGGAGACGGTCTGGACGGGCATCTTCGAGGATGTGCCCTCGAAGCGGTGGATGGTCTCGGGCATCACCCCGCTGGACATGGAGGGCCGCCATATCGCGACCGTGGGCCATGACGTGCTGCTCGACGAGCTGATGGCCCGCACCCTCCATGACCAGCTCCCCGGGGCGTACAACCTCATCTTCCGTGACGACGGCCAGCTCATCGTCCATCCCCAGCTGAAGCGGGAGAGTGGCATGGCCGCCTCCAACCTCCTGGACGCGGGGCGGTCCGATGCCCACCTGCGCACCATCTACGAGCGGGTCCGTGGCCGCCAGCACGGGCAGACGTTGCTGAAGCTGGCGGAGTATGACGAGTACATCGCGGTGGCTCGGTTGGCGGGTTCCGGCTGGAACTTCGTCACGGTGCTGTCCGGGCGCGAGGTGTCCACGACGGCCTTCCACGCGGCGCGCTACGTGCCTTTCTTCGGCATGGTGTCGCTGCTGGTGGAGCTGGCCATCATGTTCTGGGTGTTGCGGCGTAAAATCACCCGCCCGTTGTTGGCCTTCACCCGGGCGGCGACGCAGGTAGAGGCTGGGGACTTCCACGTCGAGCTGGATACCTCCCGCGACGACGAGCTGGGGCAGCTGGCCCAGGCCTTCCAGCGGATGGCCCAGGAGGTCCACCGGCGCGAGGAGGCCCTGCGTCACGCCAACGAGTGGCTGGAGCACCGTGTCGAGGAGCGCACGCGGGAGCTGAAGGACGTCCACCAGCGGCTGGTGGACACGGCGCGGCGGGCGGGCATGGCGGAGGTGGCCACCCACGTGCTGCACAACGTGGGCAACGTGCTCAACAGCGTCACCACCTCGGCGCACGTGGCCCGGGAGCGGCTGGACGGGTTGAGGCTCGAGCAGGTGGGCCGGGTGGTGGGCCTGCTCGAGGAGAACCAGCCGCGGCTGGCCCGCTTCCTCACCGAGGACGAGCGCGGGAAGAACGTCGTGCCCTTCCTGCGCCGGTTGAGCCGGCACATGAGTGAAGAGCAACAGGCGCTGCGCGGGTTGCTCGAGGATGTCAGCCGGTACACCGACCACATCGCCACCATCGTCACGATGCAGCAGCGCCATGCCAGGAGTCCCCAGCTCCAGGAGTCCGTCTCCCTGGCGGAGCTGGTGGAGGACGCCTTACGCATCAGCTCGACCGGGCCCTCGCTCGAGCAGGTCCAGGTGGAGCGGCGCCTGGCGGCCCAGCCTCCGGTGATGACCGACCGGCACAAGGTGCTGATGATCCTGGTCAACCTGATCAGCAACGCCAGCAACGCCATGGACACGCTGCCCGTGGAGCAGCGGCGGCTGAGCGTGACGCTGGAGGGTCCCACGGACGGCCTCGTGCGCATCCAGGTCCGCGACAATGGCGTGGGGATCGCACCGGAGCTGCTCACCCGCATCTTCCACTACGGCTTTTCCACCCGCGAGGACGGGCATGGCTTCGGCCTGCACTCCAGCGCCCTGGCGGCCGAGGAGCTGGGAGGCTCGCTGAGGGCCCACAGCGACGGCCCGGGGCAGGGGGCCACCTTCACGCTGGTGCTGCCCTCCCTCCCGGCCGGGAAGCGCTAG
- a CDS encoding acyl-CoA dehydrogenase family protein produces the protein MLNPFTEEHEAFRKTVRTFVEKEMTPHALEWDRAGIFPREIFQKCGELGFFGINHDPKYGGSGLDYWYVTAFTEELTRSRNAGVNMALLVQSQMATPIINEIGTDEQKREFLAPALAGEKIAALGVSEPGAGSDVANMQTTARVDGDDYVINGSKMWITNGTRADFLTLGVRTGGPGYGGISLVTFPTDVKGFSVSKKLDKVGNLSSDTAILYFEDCRIPRRYVLGEENQGFYHIMTNFQGERLVGAISAVGGMERMIEDALAYGKERQAFGRPLLGFQVWRHKLVEHMAAIEAAKRLTYHAVALFDAKENPVREISMAKLFAGDLAQKVAYDVQQFFGGMGYIEETHIARAWRDIRLITIGGGTSEVMKEILSKMSGF, from the coding sequence ATGCTGAACCCGTTCACCGAGGAGCATGAGGCCTTCCGCAAGACGGTGCGTACGTTCGTGGAGAAGGAGATGACGCCGCACGCGCTGGAGTGGGACCGGGCGGGCATCTTCCCCCGGGAGATCTTCCAGAAGTGTGGCGAGCTGGGCTTCTTCGGCATCAACCATGATCCGAAGTACGGCGGCAGCGGGCTGGACTACTGGTACGTGACGGCCTTCACCGAGGAGCTGACGCGCAGCCGCAACGCGGGCGTGAACATGGCGCTGCTGGTGCAGAGCCAGATGGCCACGCCGATCATCAACGAGATTGGCACGGACGAGCAGAAGCGGGAGTTCCTCGCGCCGGCGCTGGCGGGCGAGAAGATCGCCGCGCTGGGCGTGAGCGAGCCGGGTGCGGGCTCGGACGTGGCGAACATGCAGACGACGGCGCGCGTGGACGGGGATGACTACGTCATCAACGGCTCGAAGATGTGGATTACCAATGGCACGCGGGCGGACTTCCTCACGCTGGGCGTGCGCACGGGCGGGCCGGGGTACGGGGGGATTTCCCTGGTGACGTTCCCCACGGATGTGAAGGGCTTCTCGGTGTCCAAGAAGCTCGACAAGGTGGGCAACCTGTCCTCGGACACGGCGATCCTCTACTTCGAGGACTGCCGGATTCCGCGCCGCTACGTGCTGGGCGAGGAGAACCAGGGTTTCTACCACATCATGACGAACTTCCAGGGCGAGCGCCTGGTGGGCGCCATCTCGGCGGTGGGCGGGATGGAGCGGATGATTGAAGACGCGCTCGCGTACGGCAAGGAGCGGCAGGCCTTCGGCAGGCCGCTGTTGGGCTTCCAGGTGTGGAGGCACAAGCTGGTGGAGCACATGGCGGCCATCGAGGCGGCCAAGCGGCTGACGTACCACGCGGTGGCGCTCTTCGACGCGAAGGAGAACCCGGTGCGGGAGATCTCCATGGCGAAGCTGTTCGCGGGAGACCTGGCGCAGAAGGTGGCCTACGACGTCCAGCAGTTCTTCGGGGGCATGGGCTACATCGAGGAGACGCACATCGCGCGGGCCTGGCGCGACATCCGCCTCATCACCATCGGCGGCGGGACCTCCGAGGTCATGAAGGAGATCCTCTCGAAGATGTCTGGCTTCTAG